In Macaca nemestrina isolate mMacNem1 chromosome 11, mMacNem.hap1, whole genome shotgun sequence, a single window of DNA contains:
- the LOC105468101 gene encoding trafficking kinesin-binding protein 2 isoform X2 produces the protein MILGTDRVEQMTKTYNDIDMVTHLLAERDRDLELAARIGQALLKRNHVLSEQNESLEEQLGQAFDQVNQLQHELSKKDELLRIVSIASEESETDSSCSTPLRFNESFSLSQGLLQLEMLQEKLKELEEENMALRSKACHIKTETVTYEEKEQQLVSDCVKELRETNAQMSRMTEELSGKSDELIRYQEEISSLLSQIVDLQHKLKEHVIEKEELKLHLQASKDAQRQLTMELHELQDRNMECLGMLHESQEEIKELRSRSGPAAHLYFSQSYGAFTGESLAAEIEGTMRKKLSLDEESSLFKQKAQQKRVFDTVRIANDTRGRSISFPALLPIPGSNHSSVIMTAKPFESGLQQTEDKSLLNQGSSSEEVAGSSQKMGQPGPSGDSDLATALHRLNLRRQNYLSEKQFFAEEWQRKIQVLADQKEGVSGCVTPTESLVSLCTNQSEITDLSSASCLRGFMPEKLQIVKPLEGSQTLYHWQQLAQPNLGTILDPRPGVITKGFTQLPRDTIYHISDLEEDEEEGITFQVQQPLQVEEKLSTSKPVTGIFLPPITSAGGPVTVATANPGKCLSCTNSTFTFTTCRILHPSDITQVTPSSGFPSLSCGSSGSSSSNTAVNSPALSYRLSIGESITNRRDSTTTFSSTMSLAKLLQERGISAKVYHSPISENPLQPLPKSLAIPSTPPNSPSHSPCPSPLPFEPRVHLSENFLASRPAETFLQEMYGLRPSRNPPDVGQLKMNLVDRLKRLGIARVVKNPGAQENGRCQEAEIGLQKPDSAVYLNSGSSLLGGLRRNQSLPVIMGSFAAPVCTSSPKMGVLKED, from the exons GTTAATCAGCTGCAGCATGAGCTATCCAAGAAAGATGAGTTACTTCGAATTGTCTCCATTGCCTCTGAAGAAAGTGAAACTGATTCCAGCTGTTCTACACCTCTTCGGTTCAATGAGTCCTTTAGCTTATCTCAAGGGTTGCTGCAGTTGGAAATGCTGCAAGAAAAGCTCAAGGAACTGGAAGAAGAGAATATGGCTCTTCGATCCAAG GCTTGTCACATAAAGACAGAAACTGTTACCTATGAAGAAAAGGAACAACAACTTGTCAGCGACTGTGTTAAAGAACTTC GTGAAACAAATGCTCAGATGTCCAGAATGACTGAAGAATTGTCAGGGAAGAGTGACGAGCTGATTCGATACCAAGAAGAGATTTCCTCTCTTTTGTCGCAGATTGTAGACCTTCAGCATAAACTTAAAGAA CATGTGATTGAGAAGGAAGAACTAAAACTTCACCTGCAAGCTTCCAAAGATGCCCAACGACAGCTGACAATGGAG CTGCATGAGTTACAAGACAGGAATATGGAGTGTCTAGGAATGTTACATGAatctcaagaagaaataaaggaactTCGTAGTAGATCTGGCCCTGCTGCTCATCTCTACTTCTCCCAATCATATGGAGCTTTTACTGGG GAATCCTTGGCAGCTGAAATTGAGGGGACTATGCGTAAAAAGCTGAGTTTGGATGAGGAATCTTCTCTCTTTAAACAAAA AGCCCAACAGAAGCGGGTGTTTGATACCGTCAGGATTGCCAATGACACACGGGGCCGCTCTATCTCGTTCCCAGCTCTGTTACCCATTCCAGGCTCCAACCATTCAAGTGTCATCATGACAGCAAAACCTTTTGAGTCTGGTCTTCAGCAAACAGAGGACAAATCACTCCTGAACCAGGGGAGCAGCTCAGAGGAAGTTGCAGG GAGCTCCCAGAAGATGGGCCAACCAGGACCCTCTGGAGACAGTGATTTGGCTACAGCACTGCATCGCCTTAACTTGCGTCGACAGAACTATTTAAGTGAGAAGCAGTTCTTCGCTGAAGAATGGCAGCGGAAGATCCAGGTTCTGGCTGACCAGAAGGAAGGGGTTAGTGGCTGTGTCACCCCGACAGAGAGCCTTGTCTCCCTCTGCACCAACCAGTCAGAGATCACAGACCTCAGCAGTGCCAGTTGCCTTCGAGGTTTTATGCcagaaaaattacaaattgtCAAGCCGCTTGAAG GATCACAAACTCTGTATCACTGGCAGCAGCTTGCTCAGCCAAACTTGGGAACCATCCTTGATCCACGACCAGGTGTCATTACTAAAGGCTTTACCCAGTTGCCCAGGGATACCATTTATCACATCTCAGATTTAGAAGAGGATGAAGAGGAGGGTATTACTTTTCAGGTTCAGCAACCTCTTCAAGTGGAAGAGAAACTGTCAACATCCAAGCCAGTAACGGGGATCTTCCTACCACCCATTACTTCAGCAGGTGGACCAGTTACAG TCGCAACCGCCAATCCAGGAAAGTGCCTGTCATGCACAAACTCAACATTCACTTTCACCACCTGTAGAATATTACATCCCTCTGACATCACTCAGGTTACCCCCAG ctctggGTTCCCTTCATTATCCTGTGGAAGTAGTGGTAGCAGTTCATCCAACACGGCTGTGaattctcctgccttgtcctaTAGACTCAGCATTGGTGAGTCCATCACCAACCGACGAGATTCCACTACAACCTTCAGTAGCACCATGAGCTTGGCCAAACTTCTACAAGAACGAGGCATCTCTGCCAAAGTGTACCACAGCCCAATTTCAGAGAACCCCCTCCAGCCTCTCCCTAAATCCCTGGCTATCCCTTCCACACCACCAAATTCACCATCTCACTCACCTTGCCCTTCTCCTTTGCCCTTTGAGCCTCGAGTGCATCTCTCTGAAAATTTTTTGGCCTCTCGACCAGCTGAGACATTTCTCCAGGAGATGTATGGCTTGAGACCCTCCCGGAACCCTCCTGATGTTGGCCAGTTGAAGATGAATTTAGTGGACAGGCTGAAGAGACTGGGGATAGCCAGAGTGGTCAAGAACCCTGGTGCCCAAGAGAATGGAAGATgccaggaggcagaaattggtCTTCAAAAACCAGATTCTGCTGTTTATTTAAATTCAGGTAGCAGTTTATTAGGTGGACTAAGGAGGAATCAGAGTCTTCCAGTCATAATGGGTAGCTTTGCTGCCCCAGTTTGCACATCCTCACCCAAAATGGGTGTCCTGAAGGAGGACTGA